Proteins encoded within one genomic window of Streptomyces sp. NBC_01314:
- a CDS encoding SCO0930 family lipoprotein, translating into MKTSWRSASLVATAAAVLVLTTACGQEQGSTSSQNVGAASTPTLGAGTIAGTGTGTAGAGAAGSGTSDQAQSTTAASAGQLTVWNSDEYGKVLTDSAGRTLYRFDKDSFEPPKTTCEGECATTWPPVPASGATAAEGVDKALLGEVSRPDGTKQLTVAGWPMYYFAKDTKAGDIKGQGLKGAWFASAPNGKKASTTGGSGGGTGGTGGTGGEAVEQAGLTTRNDAKLGEIVVDKNGMTVYRFLKDTQWPMSTKCTGACLDKWPVVAPVDKNDTKGILLKGYTVFDRPDGFKQQTINCIPLYTFANDKSPGDTNGQGVGGTWFAINGDGEPIGAQK; encoded by the coding sequence ATGAAGACCTCCTGGCGGAGCGCCTCACTCGTGGCGACAGCTGCGGCTGTACTGGTGCTGACGACGGCGTGCGGTCAGGAACAGGGGTCGACGTCCTCACAGAACGTGGGCGCGGCTTCCACCCCGACGCTCGGTGCCGGCACCATCGCGGGCACCGGAACCGGTACGGCCGGCGCCGGCGCGGCCGGTTCCGGTACCTCGGACCAGGCCCAGTCCACCACGGCGGCCTCAGCGGGTCAGCTGACCGTGTGGAACAGCGACGAGTACGGCAAGGTCCTCACGGACAGCGCCGGTCGCACCCTGTACCGCTTCGACAAGGACTCTTTCGAGCCGCCGAAGACGACCTGTGAGGGCGAGTGCGCCACCACCTGGCCGCCGGTGCCCGCCTCTGGCGCCACCGCCGCCGAGGGTGTCGACAAGGCCCTGCTCGGCGAGGTCAGCCGTCCCGACGGCACCAAGCAGCTGACGGTCGCCGGCTGGCCCATGTACTACTTCGCCAAGGACACCAAGGCCGGTGACATCAAGGGCCAGGGCCTCAAGGGCGCATGGTTCGCCTCGGCCCCCAACGGCAAGAAGGCCTCCACCACGGGCGGTTCCGGCGGTGGCACGGGCGGTACGGGCGGCACCGGTGGCGAGGCGGTCGAGCAGGCCGGCCTGACCACCCGCAACGACGCCAAGCTCGGCGAGATCGTCGTCGACAAGAACGGCATGACGGTCTACCGGTTCCTCAAGGACACCCAGTGGCCGATGTCGACCAAGTGCACCGGCGCCTGCCTCGACAAGTGGCCCGTCGTCGCCCCGGTCGACAAGAACGACACCAAGGGCATCCTGCTGAAGGGCTACACGGTCTTCGACCGTCCCGACGGATTCAAGCAGCAGACCATCAACTGCATCCCGCTCTACACCTTCGCCAACGACAAGTCCCCCGGTGACACCAACGGCCAGGGTGTCGGCGGTACCTGGTTCGCCATCAACGGCGACGGAGAGCCGATCGGCGCGCAGAAGTAA